The stretch of DNA GGCGTACTGGACACGCGACCCGTCCAGAGAGACCTGCGGGGACGCACCCTGCGAGCCGTACTCCTTTATTGCAAACCCGGTCTTCGCACCGCACTCCCTGGATGAGATGAGGGAGGCCTATCTTTCGTTTTTCGAGCGGCACGGCCACACGCGGATCGAACGCTACCCGGTCGTCGCACGCTGGCGCGACGATATCTACCTGACCATCGCCTCGATCGCCGATTTCCAGCCCTTCGTGACGAACGGCCTTGTGCCGCCGCCGGCAAACCCCCTGACCATCTCGCAGCCCTGCATCAGGCTCAACGACCTCGACTCGGTGGGACGGTCCGGCCGGCACCTGACCCTCTTCGAGATGATGGCCCATCACGCCTTCAACTCGCCGGGTGAGGATATCTACTGGAAAGACCGGACCGTCGAACTCTGCGACGAGTTCCTCAGTTCGATCGGGGCCGACCTGAAACGGGTCACCTACAAGGAGCACCCCTGGATGGGCGGCGGCAACGCCGGCCCGTCGGTCGAAGTCCTGATCGGGGGCCTCGAGGTGGCGACCCTCGTCTTCATGAGCCTGACCAGGGTGCCAAACGACCAGGAACCGGTCGAACTCGAAGGCGTGCTCTACTATCCGATGAAGATGCGGATCGTCGACACCGGTTACGGGCTGGAGAGGCTCACCTGGGCCTCAAAAGGCTCTCCGACCGTTTACGACGCCGTGTTTCCCGAGATGGTCAGCCGCCTGATGCACGCCGCGGGCCTCGAACATCTCCTGGACAACAAGGAGTTCACGAAGATCCTGGGGCTCAACGCCAGGTTCGCCGGTCTCATGGACATCAGCGGCCCCAACCTCTTCCAGCTCCGCCGGAAGGTGGCGGCGGCGATCGACGTCCCGCAGGAGAAGCTCGACAAACTGATCACTCCGATCGAGAAGATCTACGCCATCGCCGACCACACCCGCTGCCTTGCCTATATGCTCGGCGACTGCGTCGTGCCCTCCAACGTGCGGGAAGGATACCTCGCCCGCCTCGTTCTGCGCCGAACCCTGCGGATGATGGCCGACCTCGACCTCAAGGACAACCTTGCCGACCTGGTCGAGATGCAGATCCGGATCATCGGCACCGACTCCTTCGAGCAGAGCATCGCCGGCGTGCGCGAGATCATCGACCGCGAGGTGGAGAAGTACGCCGCAACCCTCGCCCGCGGGGCGCGGATCGTCCAGCGGATCGCCCGCACCTACAAGAAGAAGAGCGAGCGCATCCCCCTGCAGGAAGTCGTCACCCTGTACGACTCCCACGGCATCCCGCCCGAGATGGTGAAGGACATCGCCGCACAGGAAGGGGCGGTCGTCGAGATCCCGGACAACTTCTACTCGCAGATCGCCGACCTTCACTCCGAGAACCTCCCGGAGAAGGCGGCCGAAGACCCGCTCGCAAAGTACCGCGAGCGGATCGCCGGCCTCCCGCCCACGAAGAAGGCCTACTACGATCAGCCGGCCGAAGTGGAGTTCGAGGCGATGGTCATCGACTACTTCGACGGCTGCGCCGTCCTCGACCAGACGCTCTTCTACCCTGAGGGCGGCGGTCAGCCGGCCGACACCGGCACGCTCGTCACCACCGAGACGATGGTCAGGGTCGAGGACACGATCAAGCTCGGCGAGGTGATCCTCCACCGCGTGAAAGGGGGCACCCTGAAGCGGGGCGACCGGGTGAAGGGGATCGTCGACGAAGAGCGGCGCTGGTCCTTAATGCGCCACCACACGGCGACGCACCTGATCCTCCGCGCCGCAAAGGAGGTGCTCGGCGCCCATATCCACCAGGCCGGCGCCCAGAAGGGGAGCGAGAGCGCCCGTATCGATATCAGGCACTTCAAGCACATCACCCCTGAGGAGATGAAGCGGATCGAGATCCGGGCGAACCAGATGGTGATGGAGAACGCCCCGGTCTATGTCTCCTGGGAGAACCGCACAAAGGCCGAGCAGAAGTACGGCTTCGGGCTCTACCAGGGAGGCGTCCCGCCGGGCCGGCAGATTCGGATCGTGCAGGTCGCAGGCGATATCGAGGCCTGCGCCGGCACCCACTGCCGCTCCACCGGCGAGATAGGCCCGATTGCCCTGCTCAAAGTCGAGCATATCCAGGACGGGATCGAGCGCCTTGAGTTCTCGGCCGGGATCGCGGCGATCACCGCGATACAGCACCTCAAGGATCTCATCGCCGTATCGGCCGAGACCCTTTCGGTCCAGCAGGAGAACCTCCCCGCGAGCGTGAACCGGTTCTTCACCGAGTGGAAGGAGCAGAGGAAAGAGATCGAGCGCCTCCAGCAGAAGGTCGTCGACCTCGAAGTCCAGCAGCTGGTCGCCGAGGAGATCGGCGGCTTTGGCGTCGTGATCAGGGAGGTCGACCTCCCGCCGCAGGAACTCGTCGCCCTCGCCTCGCGGATCTCGGAGGGCGGCGATATCGCGCTGCTCGCCGGGGGCAGAGAGCGCGTCCACGCCGTGATGGCCTCGCCGGTCGAGAGCCTGAACGCCGTCGAGGTGATCAGGGAGGTCTGTGAAGTCCTCGGCGGGAAAGGTGGCGGAAAACCACAGATTGCACAGGGCGGCGGCCCTGAGGTCGGGCGGATCGGAGAAGCCCTCGCCCGCGGCCGCGCCCTTATCGAGTCGAACCTGAATGGCTGAAGAGATCGTGGTGATGGAGCCCGGCGACGAGCGGGCGCAGCGGATCGCAAAGGCGATGGCGAGTCAGACGGCAAGCGATATCCTGTCTGCCCTCAGGGACGCACCCCTGAGCGCGGCCGAGATCGCCGACCGCCTCGCGATCCCCCTCACCACCCTGAAGTATCATGTCGAGAACCTGGCCGACGCCGGCCTGATCGAGGTCGTCAGGACGCGGTGGAGTTCGAAGGGGCGGGAGGTGAAGGTCTACGGCCTCACCTCACGGCTGATCATCGTCACGCCACCGGTGAAGGATATCAGGGCGATCCTGCTCAAGTATGCATCGCTCTTTGCGGTGGTCATCTTTGCGAGCATCGTCGTCGCCATGCTCATGCCCCTTCTGGGGGGCGGCGCCCCGGCGCAGGAGCCGCGGCTGATGGCCTTCGATGCAAAGGAGGCCATGGCCCCGACCGCTGGCGCCGGTGCTGTCCCGTCGGTCGCCCTCGATGCGGTCACCGCCTTCTTCCTGGGCGGGAGCACCGTGGTGCTGGCGCTGATGGTCTACGAGGTCTATCTCTATTTCACCTATTACCGGCGGAGAAGAGCGAGGGACTGATGCGGGGGAGATGACTCTTTTCTCCTGCTTTCTATTCTCATAGAAAACCCGAATTCTGCTTTTTTTCTCTTTGCCCTTTCACGCGGGTGATCCCCGGGGAGTCGTGCATACCCGACATAATCGTGACAGGGTGAATCATACAAAACCAAAAATAATCGGCGAGCCATAATAAGATTACAGGAGTAAAACGCCGGGGCAAAACCAGATCGCCGTGTGGGGGGGACGCACATGATGGAAAAGAGCAGATGGACCAGAGATCAGCCGTCAGATCATGGCCACAACAGAACCGGCGGCACAGAAAGCCTGATCTTCAGGTATCGGGGGATCATTCTGGCATGTGCAGTGCTATGTGCCGGAGCGTTTCTGACCCTGACTGTTCAGGCCGGAACCATCGCAGGCAACCGTGAGATCGCTCTTCATGATGAACCCCTCCTCAAAACGCCCGATTTCCCGGGCAACAGACAGCATCTGATCGGCCCCGTACATGCCGGGGCAGCAGGTGAACCGATCTCCCGGGATCTCCCTGCAGTATCAGACGCCGTCTTTGAGGGGCAGGATCAGGACGGTCCCGTTTCGATCGCCTGGCAGCGGTGTCTCGGGGGTTCGGACGATGAGCGGGCAAAATCCGTCCTTCAGACGGACGACGGCGGATATATCCTCATCGGAGAGACGGGGTCCACCGACGGCGATGTGAGCGGCAACCATGGCGGCTCTGATGTATGGGTGGTGAAACTGGATGCCACCGGAGCGATAGAGTGGGAGAGATGCCTCGGGGGAAGCGACCAGGACACCGCCTCCAGCATACAGCAGACCGACGACCGGGGGTACATCATTGCGGCGACCACCAGGTCCACTGACGGCGATGTGATCGGGCATCACGGCGGCACCAGTCCGGGAGGTATCATCGAGCGTGACGGATGGGTGATAAAACTCAACACCACAGGTGCGATAGAATGGCAGAGATGTCTCGGCGGGACCGGCGACGACAGAGCCGAATATGTACAACAGACGGCTGACGGAGGATATATTATTGCAGGATACGCAGCGTCATCTGATGGGGATCTGACCGGATCGTCGTCTGATACCTGCTGGGTGCTGAAGATTGGCCCTGAAGGGAAGATAGAGTGGCAGAAGCTCTTTGGCACCCTCATGTTCAACACGTGCGTACAGCAGACCGAGAACGGCGGGTATGTCGTATGCGGGTGGACGGCACTCGGGACACAGGGTATATTCGACGGATACGTGCTGAACCTCACTAGCACCGGTGCCGCCCGGTGGCAATCCGATATCGGGGGGATCCGCAGAGACTATGCCTACAGCATCAGGCAGACCGGCGATGGCGGATATATTGCTGCAGGGTCCACCACATCTGAGGACCTGGAGGGATATCACGGGAGCCCTGAACTCGACTCTCTGCCTGACGGGATGGCGGTCAAACTCAGTGCCGCCGGTACGGTAGATTGGCTGAGATGCCTCGGAGGGTCTGGCGATGACGGGTGTTCCAGCGTGGAGCAGACCGACGAAGGCGGATATATCCTCGCCGGGAGCACCGCATCGGACGACGGCGACGTGAGCGGCAACCACGGCGGCTATGATCTTTGGGTGGTGAAGGCGGATGCCGACGGCGGGATCGAATGGCAGCGGTGCCTGGGAGGATCGGCGGATGAGCGTGCCGGCAGCGCAGAGCAAACTGCGGACGGCGGATATATCCTCGCCGGGAGCACGGCATCGGACGACGGCGATGTGAGCGGCAACCACGGCGGCCATGACATCTGGGTGGTGAAACTGGAGAGCGCCGGCCCGCTGGCCTTTCCAGGGCAGAGAGATCCCCCCACCGACCCGGACGGCGACGGGCTGTACGAGGACGTCGACGGAAACGGCCTGATCGAATTCAATGACGTCATCGTCTACTACGAAAACATGGCGTTCATCAGGGAACACCAGCCCGTTGCAGCCTTCGATTACGACGGCAACAGGATGATCGGCTACAATGACGTGGTCACGCTGTACCAGATGGTGTGAGGACCATGAGTGTCAGGCCCATGCCAGAGCGCAAAAAAAAGATGAGGTTCAGACCAGATCGATATAATTTTTCAGCAGGCGCAGCCCCACCGCACCGCTCTTTTCCGGGTGGAACTGCACCCCATAGACCGACCCGTTCCGCACCGACGAGGCGAAGGGGCAGATGTATTCTGTCGTGGTCATCGTATGCGCCGGCGCCGCCGAAGCATAGTACGAGTGGACGAAATAGACGTACGAGCCGTCCGCAATCCCCTCGAAGAGCGGTTCGCCCTCCCGGACCTCGAGGGTGTTCCAGCCCATGTGCGGGACCTTCATCCCGGGCACCCGCGGGAACCGCCGGACATCGCCCGGGATCAGGCCGAGACCGGCCTGGAGCCCGCCCTCGTCAGAACTCTCCATGAGCATCTGCATCCCGAGACAGATCCCGAGCACCGGGACCTCCCGCGCCGCCGCCCGCACCGTGCCTTCGAGGGGGCCGAGCATCCCCATGCCGTCGCGAAAGGCCCCCACGCCCGGAAGGACCAGGGCGTCTGCCGCGGCGATCGCGGAGGTGTCGGCCGAGACCACCGCGCGGGCGCCGGCCTTTTCCAGGCCGCGCAGCACGCTGCGGAGGTTTCCAAGCCCGTAATCAATTATAACTATCGTCTTCATCTGATCCCGATCCTCTTCTTCTCCAGCCGTCGTCACTGACCCATGTCCCGGGAAGGCCGTGCTCCCCCTGCCATGAGCGCAGCTTCTCTTCCCAATCCTTCCAGAGGTCAGGATATGCCGCCCGGATCCGTTTCAGCACCGCGCGGTCGCTGGACGGACACATAAAGCATCCGATCCGATCGAGCCCTTCTGTGTAGAGACAGTTATAGGGGGCTCCCTCCCTGAAGATGTAGAGCCAGACGTGCAGGGCCGTCCAGTGCTGGATCGGGGCGGCCGAGATCTGGTTGCCGACGACCCGGTTCCGCCATATCCGCGGGCTGTTTTTTCTGGAGAGCGACTCGTACTTCCGCTGGCCGATGAAGGAGAGCGATTCGCCCCACCGTTCGGCAATGATCTTACTGACCGGCAGGAGCTTTGCGACGCTACAGCACCAGCGCGCGTCCACCGCCGGAGGGCCTTCTTTTCTGAAGTGCTCCCAGAACGTGTCTCCGGTCTCGGCCCGCACCACCTCGAGGCCGTAGCGCGCCGCCACCTCCCTCACGTTCGCATCGGTCTCCGGGAACTCAAGGCCGGTATCGGCGTAGAGGATCGGGACCGGCCCCATCTCCCTGAGCACCAGCAGGAGCGTCGCCAGACTGTCCTTGCCCCCGGAGTACGAGACGTTTATCGGGAGATGGGTGTGGCTCGCCCGGACGTTCCTGATGAAATCGAGCGATGCGCCCTCATACGTGTCCAGGATCTGTCTGTTGGCGGCGACGGCGTCGTCCCAGGATGCAGGCCCGGGACTGGCGTCGGCCGGTGCGGCTTTACGCGTCCTGACGATGGCCCCCCGTGTCATCGTCCTCGCCTCTGCAGCGTCCACCTTCGCCCTGCCGACGCCGATGCATTCTCCGCTCTTCGAGAGGATGAACACCTCGTCGCCGGCCCGGACGGCGTCTTCGATCTCGACGAGGCCGGGGGCGAGGAGGCTTGAACCCTCCCTGATTGAGGCTACGGCGCCGTCATCGGCGACGACATACCGCTTTGTCGGGACAAGATAGCGGGCGGCGGCCGGCCGCGGCAGGGGCTCCCATTCGCCTTTTTCCGGGAGATACCGGATCGCCGCAACAATGGCGCCGCCGAGAACGATCTCCTCCATCCTGTCGATCTCGGGCACCTTGTTCAGGACGGCGAGATGCCCTTCGGGGATGAGGGGGGCGCCGAAGTGGTCGGTGAAGATCTCGTTGACGAGATCGATGTCCGCCCTGAACGCTGGGCGTGCGTCGCCCGGCGGGGTGATGGCGACCGGACGTGTCTCTGATCCGCAGGCGCAGGTTGTGCCGAGAACGGGAGTGTGGCAGGTATCGCACCAGTTCAGATGTATTTTTCCCAGATATGACGGACGCATTGGCAGTACTGTTTGACGGATCAGGTCAAAAAGATCGGGGTATGTATAGACGGTGCGTACGAAAAGAAAGGATTACGACGCCGGCAGGATCGGCCTTCGGGCGAGCGATGCAAAATCCGCCCTGCTGCCGGTCATGGTGGGCGCCGCTTTCGCATGGTTAATAAACCAATAATTATCATGGATCATCATGAGGGATTTGGGTGAATGAACTAATATTCCTGATAGCGTTTCCAACGATAATCGCATTCATCCTGTTATTGTTGTCGAATAACCGGATTAGATATGCAATCGTTGCACTCGCCGCACTGGTCATCTCTGCGGCGTCCATCTATCTTCTCGCAACCTCATATGCGCGGGGTACGGTCTATTACACCGTTCCCTTTGAGCCAGCGAGTCAGATGATGTTCGCCATCGAGATGGGGATCGCACTCCTGCTTCTCTGGCTCGGGATCAGGTTCAAACAATATATTGCCGTTCTCCTGGTGCTTGCACAGTCGGCCCTGATGGTCTACTACGAGTTTGCGATGAGCCATGGAATGGACCCGGTCAAAAACCTCTTTTTCGACCAGTTCTCCATCATCATGGCGATGATCATCGGGATCATCGGCAGTCTCATCGCCGTCTACGCCGTCAGCTACATGCAGACCTACCACGGCCATCACCCCGAAGTTCGGGACCGGCGGCGGTTCTTCTTCTTCGTGACGTTCATCTTCCTTGCGGCGATGTTCGGCCTTGTCTTCTCGAACAACCTCCTATGGGTCTTTTTCTTCTGGGAGCTCACGACGCTGGCGTCGTTCCTTCTCATCGGCTACGCCGAGAGCGAGGAAGCGACGAACAACGCCTTCCTTGCCCTGAAGATGAACCTGCTCGGAGGGATCGCCTTTGCCGGTGCCATCATATATCTCGCCTCGGCCGATCCTGCCGGCGGTCTGCTCGAACTCGATACCCTCATCGCTTCGGGCCAGGCAGTGGCAATCGTCCCTGCCGTGCTGATCAGCTTTGCGGGGCTGACGAAAGCCGCACAGATGCCCTTTTCCGGATGGCTTGTCGGGGCGATGGTCGCCCCGACGCCGGTCTCGGCCCTCCTGCACTCGAGCACGATGGTCAAGGCCGGTGTGTATATCATCGTCCGTTTCGCTCCTGTGCTCGCCGGCAGTCTCGCCGGGGTCTCGATCGCCATGGTCGGCGCCGTCACGTTCCTTGTGGCGTCCGGGATCGCAATCTCCCAGAGCAATGCAAAGAAAGTGCTGGCATACTCGACGATTGCAAACCTCGGGCTGATCGTCGCCTGCGCGGGCGTCGGCACCTACAAACTCGTCTGGGCCGCGATCCTCCTGATCATCTTCCACGCCATCGCAAAATCCCTCCTCTTCCTCTGCGTCGGGACGGTGGAGCACCGCACCGGCAGCCGGGACATCGAGGACATGGACGGACTCATCGTCCGCATGCCGCGGCTCGCCGCCATGATGTTCGTCGGCATCGCCGGCATGTTCCTCGCCCCGTTCGGCATGCTCATATCGAAGTGGGCGGCGATCGAGGGGTTCATCGATGCACCCTTCGGCCTGATCTTCGTCACCATCCTCGCCTTCGGCGGTGCCGTGACGGTCTTCTTCTGGTCGAAGTGGATGGGCAAGATCATCTCGGTCACGCCGTACGGCGAGAATATCGAGGGGACGATCTCGCGCCAGAAGTGGGTCGTGCTCACCACCCTCACGGCGCTGACCGTGCTCGCCGCACTCTTCTTCCCGCTCATCTCGTCAGGGCTTATCGAGCCCTATCTCCTCGGGACATTCGGCGAGACGGCGCGGCTTGCGCAGGACAACATCATCATCATGGCCCTGATGATCTCGCTCCTGCTGATACTGCCGTTCTCCCTCCCGTTTTACGCAAAGGGAGGAAAAAAGATGCCCGCATACATGTGTGGACGGCCGGTGACGACCGACCTGAAATTTGCCGGTTCTGCCGGCATTGAGCGGACGATGACAACGCGCAACTACTACTTCACCGAGTACTTCGGCGAGGGCAAACTCCTGCGTGTGGCAAATCCGCTCTGCATCCTGCTGATCCTGCTCGCAGGGGCGATCCTGGCGGGGGCGATCCTGTGACCTCGGTTGTCATGGCAATCGTCTACCTGATCCTCGCTCCCGTTCTCGGCGGGCTGATCGCCGGGATCGACCGGAAGATCACCGCACGGATGCAGGGGAGAGTCGGGCCGCCGATCCTCCAGCCCTTCTATGACGTGGCAAAGCTCTTCGAGAAGGAGGACGTCACCGTCACCCCCTCGCAGAACTTCTACATCCTCTCGTACCTGGTCTTCATGGCCGTGACAGGCGCCCTCTTCTTTGCCGGAGAGGACCTGCTGCTCGTGATCTTCGCCTTTACCCTGGCCCACATCTTCATCGTGCTCGGGGCGTACGCCGCCTACTCGCCGTACAGCTATGTGGGGGCCGAGCGGGAGCTGATCACCCTGATGGCCTATGAGCCGATGATCATCCTCACCGCCATCGGGCTCTATCTGGTCACCGGGAGCTTCTATGTGGAGACGATCGCCACATCGCAGGTGCCGGTGATCCTCTACCTGCCGGGCGTCTTCCTGGGCTTCCTGACGGTGCTGACGATCAAACTGAGAAAATCGCCCTTCGACATCTCGACCTCGCACCACGCCCACCAGGAACTGGTGAAGGGGCTGACCACGGAGTTCTCCGGGGCGACCCTGGGGAAGATCGAGATCGCCCACTGGTACGAGACGGTGGTGCTCCTCGGGATTGTGTACCTCTTCTTCGGGTTCAACCCGCTGCTGGGGCTCGCCGTCATCGTTGTCGCCTACATCCTGGAGATCTTCATCGACAACACCTTCTCGCGGATGAAGTGGCAGATGACCATGAAGAGCGGATGGGGTTCTGCCGCAATACTCGGGTTCCTTAACCTCGTCGTCCTTTATTACTTCTATCTGGGGGTGTGAAACGATGGCATATCTGAAAAAATCACCATGGCTCCTCCATTATGACGCCTCAAGCTGCAACGGCTGCGATATCGAGGTGCTCGCCTGTCTCACCCCGCTGTACGACGTGGAGCGGTTCGGGATCATCAACACCGGCAACCCGAAACACGCCGATGTCTTCGTGATCACCGGCGGGGTCAACGAGATGAACCGGCAGGTCGTGAAAAACATCTACGAACAGATGCCCGACCCGAAGGTCGTCGTCGCCGTGGGCATCTGCGCCGCGACCGGCGGCGTCTTCAGGGAGTGCTACAACGTCGCCGGGGGCGTCGACGAGGTGATCCCGGTGGACGTCTATGTGCCGGGCTGCGCCGCGCGTCCCGAGTCGATCATCGACGGGATCGTGAAGGCGCTCGGGATTCTTGAGGAGAAACGAGCGAAAATGAAGGGACAGGAGGGATCGGCATGATAGAAGACGAACCGATAACGACGATCGACCAGGGCGACCTGCTTGCACGGGTCAGGACATACCGCGAGGCAGGTTTCCGCCTGGTCCAGGTCAGCTGCACAAAAATCGAAGAGACCTTCGAGATCACCTACTGTTTCGACAAAGACAACCGTCTCGAGAGCCTGCGCATCACCGTCCCGGTCGGGACGACGCTCCCGAGCATCTCAGGGATCTACTGGGGGGCGTTCATCTACGAGAACGAGATGCACGACTTCTTCGGGGTCGAGGTCACCGGTATAAACGTCGATTACAAGGGGAACCTGCTGAAGACGGCGAAAAAGTACCCGTTCAGCAACGTCACCTTCAGGGGGGAGGTCACATGTCAAAAGAAATAGTCATGCCCTTTGGCCCGCAGCACCCGGTCCTTCCTGAGCCGATCCATCTCGACCTCGTCATCGAGGACGAGAAGGTGAAGGAGGCCCTGCCCTCCATCGGGTATATCCATCGCGGTCTTGAGACCCTCGTTGAGAAGAGAGAGTATCCCGAATACGTCTATATCGCCGAACGGATCTGCGGGATCTGCAGTTTCATCCACGGCGCCACCTACTGCCAGGGCGTCGAGGCGGTGATGAACGTCGAGGTGCCCGAACGCGCCCTCTACCTCCGGACGATCTGGTCGGAGTACTCGAGGCTCCACTCCCATCTCCTCTGGCTCGGGCTCTTTGCCGACGGCATGGGGTTCGAGAACCTCTTCATGGACGCCTGGCGGCTGCGCGAGCATATCCTGGACGACCTCGAGGCGACCACCGGCGGCCGCGTGATCCAGGGGAGTTGCAAGGTGGGCGGGGTCCGGCGGGACATCGACGCCGAGAAACTCGACGAGATGGCGAACGGCCTCGAAACGATGAGAGGGGAACTCACCGATATGGTGGGCGTCTTTTTGAACGACAGCTCGGTGAAGTCCAGGCTGAGAAACATCGGCATCCTCTCGAAAGAGGATGCCTATGCAGACGGGGCGGTCGGCCCGGTGCTCAGGGCGAGCGGAGTCGCTTCCGACGCCCGGATGCTCGGCTACGCCGCCTACGACCGCCTCCATTTCACGCCGGTGGTCGAGGACGGCTGCGACTGTTATGCCCGCTGCGCCGTCAGGGCAAAGGAGATGTACGCTTCGATCGACCTGATCAAAGAGGCGGTCCAGAAGATACCTGACGGCCCGATCGAGGTGAAGGTGACCGGGAAGCCCGACGGCGAGTACTTCGCCAGGGCCGAACAGCCCCGCGGCGAGGTGGTCCATTACGTGAAGGGGAACGGCACGCGCAACCTCGCCCGCCACCGGGTGCGCACCCCGACGATCACGAACATCCCGCCGATGGTGAAGATGCTGGCCGGCTGCGAACTCGCCGACGTCCCGGTGATCGTGCTCTCGATCGACCCGTGCATCGGCTGCTGCGAGAGGTGATCTGATATGGCATACTTTGAGATGGCAAAAACGGTGTTGAAATCGGTCCTCCACGGCCCGGCCACCATCCGCTACCCGGCACAGCCCGCGAAGATCACCCCGATCTCGCGGGGCCACGTAACGATCGATCCGTCGACGTGCATCTCCTGCGGGATGTGCATGCGCAAGTGCCCGTCGGACGCGATCTGCGTCTCGCGCGAGGAGAAGACCTGGGAGATCGATGTGCTCCGCTGCCATGTCTGCAACTGCTGCGTGGAGGTCTGCCCGGTGCACTGCCTCACGATGGAGACGCAGTACTCCTCTGCGGTCACGGTCCATGAGGGGCGCCATCTGGTGAAGATCACCTACGTGAAGCCCGAGCGGCCCGCGAAGCCCGAAGCCGGTCCGAAGGAATCGGCCGGATCTTCGTGAGCAAACCCTCCATCTTTTTTTCACCGTTGTTCTGGTCTGCCGGTGCCCGCGGCCCTAGATGATCAACCATATATGAACTCACCGCACACCTATA from Methanofollis liminatans DSM 4140 encodes:
- a CDS encoding NADH-quinone oxidoreductase subunit 5 family protein, translating into MNELIFLIAFPTIIAFILLLLSNNRIRYAIVALAALVISAASIYLLATSYARGTVYYTVPFEPASQMMFAIEMGIALLLLWLGIRFKQYIAVLLVLAQSALMVYYEFAMSHGMDPVKNLFFDQFSIIMAMIIGIIGSLIAVYAVSYMQTYHGHHPEVRDRRRFFFFVTFIFLAAMFGLVFSNNLLWVFFFWELTTLASFLLIGYAESEEATNNAFLALKMNLLGGIAFAGAIIYLASADPAGGLLELDTLIASGQAVAIVPAVLISFAGLTKAAQMPFSGWLVGAMVAPTPVSALLHSSTMVKAGVYIIVRFAPVLAGSLAGVSIAMVGAVTFLVASGIAISQSNAKKVLAYSTIANLGLIVACAGVGTYKLVWAAILLIIFHAIAKSLLFLCVGTVEHRTGSRDIEDMDGLIVRMPRLAAMMFVGIAGMFLAPFGMLISKWAAIEGFIDAPFGLIFVTILAFGGAVTVFFWSKWMGKIISVTPYGENIEGTISRQKWVVLTTLTALTVLAALFFPLISSGLIEPYLLGTFGETARLAQDNIIIMALMISLLLILPFSLPFYAKGGKKMPAYMCGRPVTTDLKFAGSAGIERTMTTRNYYFTEYFGEGKLLRVANPLCILLILLAGAILAGAIL
- a CDS encoding respiratory chain complex I subunit 1 family protein, whose product is MAIVYLILAPVLGGLIAGIDRKITARMQGRVGPPILQPFYDVAKLFEKEDVTVTPSQNFYILSYLVFMAVTGALFFAGEDLLLVIFAFTLAHIFIVLGAYAAYSPYSYVGAERELITLMAYEPMIILTAIGLYLVTGSFYVETIATSQVPVILYLPGVFLGFLTVLTIKLRKSPFDISTSHHAHQELVKGLTTEFSGATLGKIEIAHWYETVVLLGIVYLFFGFNPLLGLAVIVVAYILEIFIDNTFSRMKWQMTMKSGWGSAAILGFLNLVVLYYFYLGV
- the hisH gene encoding imidazole glycerol phosphate synthase subunit HisH; translation: MKTIVIIDYGLGNLRSVLRGLEKAGARAVVSADTSAIAAADALVLPGVGAFRDGMGMLGPLEGTVRAAAREVPVLGICLGMQMLMESSDEGGLQAGLGLIPGDVRRFPRVPGMKVPHMGWNTLEVREGEPLFEGIADGSYVYFVHSYYASAAPAHTMTTTEYICPFASSVRNGSVYGVQFHPEKSGAVGLRLLKNYIDLV
- a CDS encoding NADH-quinone oxidoreductase subunit B family protein, translating into MAYLKKSPWLLHYDASSCNGCDIEVLACLTPLYDVERFGIINTGNPKHADVFVITGGVNEMNRQVVKNIYEQMPDPKVVVAVGICAATGGVFRECYNVAGGVDEVIPVDVYVPGCAARPESIIDGIVKALGILEEKRAKMKGQEGSA
- a CDS encoding phosphoadenosine phosphosulfate reductase domain-containing protein, coding for MRPSYLGKIHLNWCDTCHTPVLGTTCACGSETRPVAITPPGDARPAFRADIDLVNEIFTDHFGAPLIPEGHLAVLNKVPEIDRMEEIVLGGAIVAAIRYLPEKGEWEPLPRPAAARYLVPTKRYVVADDGAVASIREGSSLLAPGLVEIEDAVRAGDEVFILSKSGECIGVGRAKVDAAEARTMTRGAIVRTRKAAPADASPGPASWDDAVAANRQILDTYEGASLDFIRNVRASHTHLPINVSYSGGKDSLATLLLVLREMGPVPILYADTGLEFPETDANVREVAARYGLEVVRAETGDTFWEHFRKEGPPAVDARWCCSVAKLLPVSKIIAERWGESLSFIGQRKYESLSRKNSPRIWRNRVVGNQISAAPIQHWTALHVWLYIFREGAPYNCLYTEGLDRIGCFMCPSSDRAVLKRIRAAYPDLWKDWEEKLRSWQGEHGLPGTWVSDDGWRRRGSGSDEDDSYN
- a CDS encoding ArsR/SmtB family transcription factor; protein product: MAEEIVVMEPGDERAQRIAKAMASQTASDILSALRDAPLSAAEIADRLAIPLTTLKYHVENLADAGLIEVVRTRWSSKGREVKVYGLTSRLIIVTPPVKDIRAILLKYASLFAVVIFASIVVAMLMPLLGGGAPAQEPRLMAFDAKEAMAPTAGAGAVPSVALDAVTAFFLGGSTVVLALMVYEVYLYFTYYRRRRARD
- the alaS gene encoding alanine--tRNA ligase — protein: MLEEEYQLEYFKSQGLVRKVCSKCGAAYWTRDPSRETCGDAPCEPYSFIANPVFAPHSLDEMREAYLSFFERHGHTRIERYPVVARWRDDIYLTIASIADFQPFVTNGLVPPPANPLTISQPCIRLNDLDSVGRSGRHLTLFEMMAHHAFNSPGEDIYWKDRTVELCDEFLSSIGADLKRVTYKEHPWMGGGNAGPSVEVLIGGLEVATLVFMSLTRVPNDQEPVELEGVLYYPMKMRIVDTGYGLERLTWASKGSPTVYDAVFPEMVSRLMHAAGLEHLLDNKEFTKILGLNARFAGLMDISGPNLFQLRRKVAAAIDVPQEKLDKLITPIEKIYAIADHTRCLAYMLGDCVVPSNVREGYLARLVLRRTLRMMADLDLKDNLADLVEMQIRIIGTDSFEQSIAGVREIIDREVEKYAATLARGARIVQRIARTYKKKSERIPLQEVVTLYDSHGIPPEMVKDIAAQEGAVVEIPDNFYSQIADLHSENLPEKAAEDPLAKYRERIAGLPPTKKAYYDQPAEVEFEAMVIDYFDGCAVLDQTLFYPEGGGQPADTGTLVTTETMVRVEDTIKLGEVILHRVKGGTLKRGDRVKGIVDEERRWSLMRHHTATHLILRAAKEVLGAHIHQAGAQKGSESARIDIRHFKHITPEEMKRIEIRANQMVMENAPVYVSWENRTKAEQKYGFGLYQGGVPPGRQIRIVQVAGDIEACAGTHCRSTGEIGPIALLKVEHIQDGIERLEFSAGIAAITAIQHLKDLIAVSAETLSVQQENLPASVNRFFTEWKEQRKEIERLQQKVVDLEVQQLVAEEIGGFGVVIREVDLPPQELVALASRISEGGDIALLAGGRERVHAVMASPVESLNAVEVIREVCEVLGGKGGGKPQIAQGGGPEVGRIGEALARGRALIESNLNG